One segment of Cydia amplana chromosome 16, ilCydAmpl1.1, whole genome shotgun sequence DNA contains the following:
- the LOC134655240 gene encoding uncharacterized protein LOC134655240 — MDMERERRSMAVRCNMLARRFARCTKEVKITLFKAYCQSFYTCSLWVSYTQSTLNTLRVQYNNAFRILLGLPRFCSASGMFAEHRTDGFHAIMRKRTASLMRRLRGSSNSLLRVVAERLDCPFQHHWMLMHVQR; from the coding sequence ATGGACATGGAAAGGGAGAGACGCTCCATGGCTGTGCGTTGTAATATGCTTGCCCGCAGGTTTGCACGGTGTACAAAGGAAGTCAAAATAACATTGTTTAAAGCCTACTGCCAGAGCTTCTACACCTGCAGCCTGTGGGTAAGTTACACGCAGAGTACTCTCAATACCTTGAGAGTACAATATAACAATGCTTTTCGGATACTGTTGGGTCTGCCGCGCTTCTGCAGTGCATCAGGTATGTTCGCGGAGCATCGAACCGACGGTTTTCACGCTATAATGCGTAAGCGTACTGCCTCACTGATGCGGCGGCTGCGCGGGAGCTCCAACAGTTTGCTACGTGTGGTGGCCGAGAGGCTAGACTGCCCGTTCCAACACCACTGGATGCTGATGCACGTACAGCGGTAG